Within the Agromyces ramosus genome, the region CGGCTTCGGCGGCGAGCTGCCGGCCGAGGTCGAGGAGCCGCGCGAGCTCGGTCAGCTGCGCGGGCGACGGGTCGACGAGCGGGGGACGAACCGAGCCGACAGCCACACCCGACAGGCGCAGTCCGGCCTTGACGAGCGACACGCCGAAGCCGGCCGTCTGGTCGCGGAGCCTGGCCAGCGGGAAGTAGAACCCCGTGAGCAGTCGCTGTCTGGTGTCGTCATCGCCGTCTTCGATGGCCCGATAGTAGGCGACCGCGATCTCGGGCGCCATCGCGAACACAGCCGACGAGTACAGCGGCACGCCCACGCCGCGGTAGGCCCCCTGTGAGAGTTCGGCGGTGAGGAGGCCATTGAAGAACTGGAGGTCGTCACGGCCTGAGGCACCGACGGCGCTCACGATGTCTTGAACGAGCGCGACGTCGCCGACGCCGTCTTTGAATCCGACGACCTTGGGGTTCTGCGCGAGCCGCACCATCGACTCGGCGGTGTACCCCGCAGTGCCGCGGTGGTAGACGATCACCGGCAGGGGAGAGGCCGCGGCCACCGCTTCGATGTAGTCTGCGGTGCCCTCGGCGGGACCGGCGATCAGGTACGGGGGCAGCACCAGCAGCGCGTCGGCGCCGGCGTCGGCTGCGGAGCGGGCGCACTCGACGGCGTGGGCGAACTGCCCGCCGGTGCCGGCGACGACCGGCACGCGTGAGTCGACGACCGAGACGGTCTTCGACACCACGCGGGCGACCTCGGACGCGCTCAGCGCGTTGAACTCGCCGGTGCCGCACGCGGGGAAGACGCCGCCCGGCCGGTGCGCGAGCCGGGTCTCGACGTGATCGGCGAGCACGTCGAGGTCGACCTCGCCGTTCGCGGCGAACGGGGTGACGGGGAAGAACAGGACGCCGTCGAACCTCATTCGCCGGCCTCGCTCGACTCGCCGGCCTTGCTCGACTCGTCGGCGGTCGGCGGTCCGGCGAGGTCGCGACGACCCATCGCGTGCTCATAGACCGCCGTGACCGCCTCTTCGGGGTCGCCGTGCTCGAGCAGTTCGACGAGCTTGCCATGGTCCTTCACGACGGCCATCCATCCGCCGTGGAAGCCCGGGTCGCCGATGACCCGCTGGCTCACGATGATCGGCTCGAGGACGCTCCACACGCGGGTGAGCACGGCGCTGCCGCTGCGCTCGGTCAGCGTGCGGTGGAACGCGAGGTCGGCG harbors:
- a CDS encoding 5-dehydro-4-deoxyglucarate dehydratase — protein: MRFDGVLFFPVTPFAANGEVDLDVLADHVETRLAHRPGGVFPACGTGEFNALSASEVARVVSKTVSVVDSRVPVVAGTGGQFAHAVECARSAADAGADALLVLPPYLIAGPAEGTADYIEAVAAASPLPVIVYHRGTAGYTAESMVRLAQNPKVVGFKDGVGDVALVQDIVSAVGASGRDDLQFFNGLLTAELSQGAYRGVGVPLYSSAVFAMAPEIAVAYYRAIEDGDDDTRQRLLTGFYFPLARLRDQTAGFGVSLVKAGLRLSGVAVGSVRPPLVDPSPAQLTELARLLDLGRQLAAEAVGTRAA